From Bordetella flabilis, the proteins below share one genomic window:
- a CDS encoding quinone oxidoreductase family protein encodes MKAAVYYGNGSPNVFRYETVDEPACGPDDVLIEIQAISIEGGDLINREIRPLVRIPHIVGYQCAGIVKAIGENVRDRQPGDRVVAVLSWGSHAQRVATPAADTWLIPHSLDMTIAAAVPVAWGTAHECLFGAGDLVSGQSVLIHSGAGALGLAAIQLAHRAGAIVYATASDDARLSRLKSYGMTAGINYVTNDFVKEVAALTDGRGVDLILDSVAGSTLVRGVQALAYRGRIITVGVSGRNQDKLDPVSLWR; translated from the coding sequence ATGAAGGCTGCCGTGTATTATGGAAATGGATCGCCGAATGTGTTCCGCTATGAAACGGTTGATGAACCGGCATGTGGTCCTGACGACGTACTGATAGAGATACAAGCCATCTCCATAGAAGGAGGCGATCTAATCAATCGAGAAATTCGTCCTCTGGTACGTATTCCGCACATTGTCGGCTATCAGTGCGCAGGGATAGTCAAGGCGATCGGGGAGAACGTACGCGATCGCCAGCCGGGAGACCGTGTTGTAGCAGTTCTTTCATGGGGATCGCACGCACAAAGAGTGGCGACGCCAGCCGCGGATACATGGCTGATTCCCCACTCCCTCGATATGACTATCGCCGCCGCCGTACCTGTCGCGTGGGGCACTGCACACGAGTGCCTTTTTGGCGCAGGCGATTTAGTCAGCGGACAGTCGGTACTGATTCATTCAGGAGCAGGTGCATTAGGATTGGCCGCGATCCAACTGGCCCATCGTGCCGGAGCTATCGTGTATGCCACCGCGTCAGATGACGCACGCCTTTCGCGTCTGAAGTCCTATGGCATGACGGCCGGAATAAATTACGTCACAAATGATTTTGTGAAAGAGGTCGCGGCACTGACGGATGGCCGAGGTGTAGACCTTATTCTCGACAGCGTCGCCGGAAGTACCCTGGTGCGTGGAGTGCAGGCGTTGGCATATAGAGGGCGGATTATTACGGTTGGAGTTTCTGGCCGAAATCAGGACAAGCTCGACCCGGTAAGCCTTTGGCGGTGA
- a CDS encoding antibiotic biosynthesis monooxygenase family protein: MTTITENTEFVTLINVFTVEPANQQELVNLLARATDTSVRHVPGFISAALHSSVDGTKVTMYAQWQSAEHYRAMRSNPVASPYLEQALAIAKFDPGMYNVVKIFSPTSGPNGG, translated from the coding sequence ATGACCACGATTACCGAAAATACCGAATTCGTTACTCTTATTAATGTATTCACGGTCGAGCCAGCGAATCAACAGGAGCTCGTCAACCTGCTTGCACGTGCCACCGATACATCTGTGCGCCACGTACCAGGCTTCATTTCCGCCGCTCTTCATAGTAGCGTCGATGGCACGAAAGTGACCATGTACGCGCAATGGCAAAGCGCCGAACACTATCGAGCAATGCGTTCGAACCCGGTCGCGTCACCGTACCTGGAGCAGGCGCTCGCCATAGCGAAGTTCGATCCAGGGATGTACAACGTGGTGAAGATCTTTTCCCCGACGTCGGGACCCAACGGTGGCTGA
- a CDS encoding zinc-binding dehydrogenase encodes MHSLLERVATGELKVVIDKKFPLQEAQAAHAYVMSRQAFGRVIMYP; translated from the coding sequence GTGCATAGTTTATTGGAGCGTGTTGCGACGGGGGAGCTGAAAGTTGTAATTGATAAGAAATTTCCATTGCAAGAAGCCCAAGCCGCACACGCCTACGTGATGTCCAGACAGGCCTTTGGCCGGGTAATTATGTACCCGTGA